Proteins encoded together in one Lathyrus oleraceus cultivar Zhongwan6 chromosome 5, CAAS_Psat_ZW6_1.0, whole genome shotgun sequence window:
- the LOC127080490 gene encoding uncharacterized protein LOC127080490 — MENGGFPFQMTMLTKNNSDNWSIKMKALLEAQDVWDIFDKGFKEQDEASLSHGVKEALKESRKINKKALFLIYQSMDEDTFEKNSNATTTKEVCDKLQTCNKGVEQVKKICLQTLRGDFERLFMEVSKSTYDYFSRVLIVFHQFKRNGKDVDEVKVMEKILRTLNPSFDFIVTNIEENNDLKTMTIKKLMGSLQAYEERQKRKI; from the coding sequence ATGGAGAATGGAGGTTTCCCTTTCCAAATGACAATGCTCACAAAGAACAACTCTGACAATTGGAGCATCAAGATGAAGGCGCTACTAGAAGCTCAAGATGTGTGGGATATCTTTGATAAAGGCTTCAAGGAGCAAGATGAAGCCTCACTAAGCCATGGTGTAAAGGAGGCATTAAAGGAGTCAAGAAAGATAAACAAGAAAGCTCTCTTCCTCATTTATCAATCAATGGATGAAGATACATTTGAGAAGAACTCCAACGCAACGACGACCAAAGAAGTATGTGATAAGCTTCAAACTTGCAACAAAGGAGTGGAGCAGGTGAAAAAGATTTGTCTTCAAACTCTTAGAGGTGACTTTGAACGTTTATTTATGGAAGTGTCGAAGTCAACTTATGATTATTTTTCTCGAGTATTGATTGTATTCCATCAATTCAAAAGAAATGGTAAAGATGTTGATGAGGTGAAAGTCATGGAGAAAATACTTCGCACTTTAAATCCAAGTTTTGACTTCATTGTTaccaacattgaagaaaataatGATTTAAAGACCATGACTATTAAGAAACTCATGGGTTCCTTACAAGCATACGAAGAAAGACAAAAGAGAAAAATTTAA